Within the Candidatus Thorarchaeota archaeon genome, the region CTTGCTGAAGTAGATACATACGAAGATTCTGTTGAAGCAGATATTGAGAGAGATCCACAATATGTTCCGATTGAAGAGAAAATCAAGTATCTCAAGGATTTGACAGCTGCTGCCAAGGACTACGATGAAAGAATCAGTGCGGTAACTGGGAAGTTGAGAAGTATTTCCGGAAATACCTTCCTTTGCACATCTGAAGGCTCACGCATCAAGAAACCAAAACTTTTGGTCTGGGTATATCCGTGGATCAGCGGAAAGGAAGGGACACAGCTGACTGCTGCAAGGTATGAAGAAGCGTCAACCCATGAGGGTTGGGAATTCATGGAAAATACTGCTACACCCGAAATGGTTGCAGAAGAAGCTGCGAAACGGGTCGTGCTACAGTTGGACGGGGTGAAGAGCAAGGCGGGTTCTTTTCCCTGCGTCCTAGGTCCCAGAGTAATCGGAGTGCTTGCCCACGAAGCACTAGGTCACCTAGCAGAGGCAGACCTCACAGTCAAGAGTGCTTTTGCAGACAAAGCTGGAGAAATTGTTGCTGCAGAGGGAGTTAATATGATTGATGATGGCACGGATGCAAAG harbors:
- a CDS encoding TldD/PmbA family protein, translating into MFKHLEEIIATGTSLGASYAEARGEKSFVEYIQMDDGRVNALTRRIEQGIALRVLVDGAWGFLTTSQLDGLDDAVEDAISMARAAARTRREPIELAEVDTYEDSVEADIERDPQYVPIEEKIKYLKDLTAAAKDYDERISAVTGKLRSISGNTFLCTSEGSRIKKPKLLVWVYPWISGKEGTQLTAARYEEASTHEGWEFMENTATPEMVAEEAAKRVVLQLDGVKSKAGSFPCVLGPRVIGVLAHEALGHLAEADLTVKSAFADKAGEIVAAEGVNMIDDGTDAK